The Myotis daubentonii chromosome 9, mMyoDau2.1, whole genome shotgun sequence genome has a segment encoding these proteins:
- the SLC15A3 gene encoding solute carrier family 15 member 3, with protein sequence MPGPRAPGEPRRRGERQALLGRGPRGPGRRRAAAGAVLLVQALERAAFFGVAGNLVLYLNASFHWAGEQASRAALVFLGASYLLAPVGGWLADVYLGRFRAIALSLLLYLAACGLLPATAVPDGRRSFCGEVPQAPITPACPAPGCPRPAPAPYCAPTLYVGLLLLALAASSVRSNLTSFGADQVMGLGRHANRRFFNWFYWSINAGAVLSLLVVAFVQQNISFLVGYSLPVGCVGLAFVVFLFATPIFITKPPEGSQVSSMLKLALQNCCPRLWGPHAARGPEGAQLLPDQRPPQPGASPQQDIANFRGLVRLLPIMVTLVPYWMVYFQMQSTYVLQGLHLRIPSIFPNYPSNNSGARGAPAGGYKIPEAWLLLANVVVLLILVPVKDRLLDPCLLRCQLLPSALQKMALGMLFGFASVVVAGLLEMKRLEYIHHNQTVPQQIGDSVYYAAPLSIWWQTPQYLLIGVSEMFASIPGLEFAYSEAPRSMQGAIMGIFFSLSGVGSLLGSSLVALLSLPRGWLHCPEDHGNINNCRMDLYFFLLAGIQVAAALLFVWIAGRYERAAQGPASQSDSNRDRG encoded by the exons ATGCCGGGGCCACGCGCCCCGGGGGAGCCTCGCAGGCGTGGGGAGCGCCAGGCGCTGCTGGGGCGCGGGCCGCGGGGCcccgggcggcggcgggcggcggcgggcgcggtGCTGCTGGTGCAGGCGCTGGAGCGCGCGGCGTTCTTCGGCGTCGCGGGCAACCTCGTGCTCTACCTCAACGCCAGCTTCCACTGGGCGGGCGAGCAGGCGTCGCGCGCGGCGCTCGTCTTCCTGGGCGCGTCCTACCTGCTGGCGCCCGTGGGCGGCTGGCTGGCCGACGTGTACCTGGGCCGCTTCCGCGCCATCGCGCTCAGCCTGCTGCTCTACCTGGCGGCCTGCGGCCTGCTGCCCGCCACCGCCGTCCCCGACGGCCGCCGCTCCTTCTGCGGGGAGGTGCCCCAGGCGCCCATCACGCCCGCCTGCCCCGCGCCCGGctgcccgcgccccgcgcccgccccgtaCTGCGCGCCCACCCTCTAcgtggggctgctgctgctcgccctggctgccagctccgTCAGGAGCAACCTCACCTCCTTCGGGGCCGACCAG GTGATGGGTCTTGGGCGCCATGCCAACCGCCGCTTCTTCAACTGGTTTTACTGGAGCATCAACGCGGGCGCGGTGCTGTCGCTGCTGGTGGTGGCCTTTGTCCAGCAGAACATCAGCTTCCTGGTGGGCTACAGCCTCCCCGTGGGCTGCGTGGGCCTGGCCTTCGTCGTCTTCCTCTTCGCCACCCCCATCTTCATCACCAAGCCCCCCGAGGGCAGCCAAGTGTCTTCCATGCTCAAACTGGCTCTCCAGAACTGCTGTCCCCGGCTGTGGGGCCCCCACGCTGCCAG AGGCCCTGAAGGGGCCCAGCTGCTGCCTGACCAGAGGCCGCCCCAGCCTGGCGCTTCCCCCCAGCAGGACATCGCCAACTTCCGGGGGCTGGTGAGGCTCCTGCCCATCATGGTGACCCTGGTGCCCTACTGGATGGTGTACTTCCAG ATGCAGTCCACGTATGTCCTCCAAGGCCTTCACCTCCGCATCCCGAGCATTTTCCCAAACTACCCCAGCAACAACTCGGGGGCGCGGGGAGCCCCGGCCGGCGGCTACAAG ATCCCGGAGGCCTGGCTCCTCCTGGCCAACGTGGTGGtactgctgatcctggtgcccgTGAAGGACCGCCTGCTGGACCCCTGCCTCCTGCGGTGCCAGCTGCTCCCCTCGGCTCTGCAGAAGATGGCGCTGGGCATGCTCTTCGGTTTTGCCTCCGTCGTCGTGGCAG GATTGCTGGAGATGAAGCGCCTAGAATACATCCACCACAACCAGACGGTGCCCCAGCAGATCGGGGACAGCGTGTACTATGCGGCGCCCCTGTCCATCTGGTGGCAGACCCCCCAGTACCTGCTCATCGGCGTCAGTGAGATGTTTGCCAGCATCCCAG GCCTGGAGTTCGCGTACTCGGAGGCCCCGCGCTCCATGCAGGGCGCCATCATGGGCATCTTCTTCTCCCTGTCGGGGGTGGGCTCGCTGCTGGGCTCCAGCCTGGTGGCTCTGCTGTCCCTGCCCAGGGGCTGGCTACACTGCCCCGAGGACCATG GGAACATCAACAACTGCCGGATGGACCTGTACTTCTTCCTGCTGGCCGGCATCCAGGTGGCCGCGGCCCTGCTGTTCGTGTGGATCGCTGGTCGCTATGAGAGGGCAGCGCAGGGCCCCGCCTCCCAGAGCGACTCCAACAGGGACAGGGGCTGA